The proteins below come from a single Uloborus diversus isolate 005 chromosome 10, Udiv.v.3.1, whole genome shotgun sequence genomic window:
- the LOC129231068 gene encoding ras GTPase-activating-like protein IQGAP2, which produces MPWSEEHTIDEIRLKKSAYQYLCHLEEARLWIQDCLKQEVKPVKEFEVRLRNGVVLAKLGNHIAPHIVPLKKIYDVDEEIYGRSGLQYHHIDNINLWIAAMSAVGLPELFYPNAFDVYGKKNMPKAVYCIHALSLHLYRFGEGIKILDLWGKIKFSDEEIDSVSLEFTNSRIQLPSFKKIRCILNSTVSHTNVNLNAAVIAINIAISQENSESLLIRRNYLERRARNLKILRSVKLIQRCWRAFKVKQNLKLLTHSSSPSLSLIRNIICMLEISNDDYSEELRLHNLQSEVIHIIRYNQDLLKELDEMDLKIGLLIKNYITLEELVSQKKSKEKNKLKESSDKNLNNFSRMHQVFIEKFENLLYLLQTDPNYLAKLIIALPINEANSFVESVVFAIYNYGSTPREEFFLLKLLHKALEEEIIFKVDKLSDMIKDDRFVVKIVLSLYRKIYQPENLKTLFQPLLHLILKDNFLLYSLNPIDIYRVWQNEIEIESGKKSELPYDVTVEEALCHAEVNHRFNTLLDRLVTYAVKVCNAIINSQNILPYGIMYMAKILKEVLMKKFPYASKKELYQIVGNFVYYRFINPIIIAPDAFEILNSLPDDNISHKDRMKLSLIAKFLQFAAVGKEYSEDHLVCLNPYLRDCHENLLSFFEEVCNICNLEDHFNICPFSEALMTTPKVYLNPRELISLYKLLTKNEYILAPDSSDILHEVLEEFDVELLNDILEKTDENILSTELCLSLKCNNKFEDDTNDEEKIYLQTKFMLITLMQVFPSQECILEFLNLEMSSEMAKKFEGFSFTKQINSMGYNATDSEKFQNWKTLSSFQKALQYNLNILELNGYVSIKNNYQDILNDIAEDIVNRWKYRISRKNEIEKLLEILKKLKSKQLCYFEKLDYYNKYIAVCLEKFKLGEKLIHRKFPWKRTSDGNLKNKVLIYSGSKLHEKGILLEIQGLTKCQLKNIFFEISSSEDPGIFNVKVKFMGKYLETVIVDIQDLLSYKYKGIAVIKLNECVRINNNFLLHLLNVKFYNGKK; this is translated from the exons ATGCCTTGGAGCGAAGAACATACGATAGATGAAATACGGCTGAAAAAGTCAGCTTATCAATATTTATGTCATTTAGAAGAAGCAAGATTATGGATTCAGGATTGCTTGAAACAAGAAGTAAAGCCTGTGAAAGAGTTTGAAGTACGGCTACGAAATGGGGTTGTTTTAGCTAAGCTAGGAAATCATATTGCTCCCCATATTGTaccgttgaaaaaaatatatgatgttGATGAGGAAATATATGGACGTTCGGGTCTTCAATACCATCACATTGACAACATCAATCTCTGGATAGCAGCTATGAGCGCTGTAGGACTGCCAGAGCTATTTTATCCTAATGCATTTGATGTATATGGAAAAAAGAATATGCCTAAAGCTGTGTACTGTATACATGCACTTAGTTTGCATTTGTACAGATTTGGTGAAGGGATTAAAATTTTAGACTTatgggggaaaataaaattttctgatgaAGAGATCGATTCAGTTAGTCTGGAATTTACAAATTCTAGAATTCAActtccttcttttaaaaaaattcgatgtatcTTAAATAGCACAGTAAGCCATACAAATGTTAATCTTAATGCTGCAGTAATCGCTATTAACATAGCAATCAGCCAAGAAAATTCAGAGAGCTTAT TAATACGGCGCAATTATCTTGAGCGAAGAgccagaaatttaaaaatattgagatcAGTGAAACTGATTCAGCGTTGCTGGCGTGCTTTCAAGGTAAagcaaaatttgaaacttttaactcATTCTTCCAGCCCTTCTTTATCGCTAATTCGGAACATTATATGTATGCTAGAAATAAGTAATGATGATTATTCTGAAGAATTAAGATTGCATAACCTACAAAGTGAGGTCATTCATATCATTCGTTACAACCAAGATCTTTTAAAGGAACTCGATGAAATGGACCTAAAAATtggacttttaattaaaaattatatcacaCTAGAAGAACTTGTATCTCAAAAAAAgtcaaaggaaaaaaacaaattaaaagagaGTTCAGATAAAAATCTTAACAACTTTTCTAGAATGCAtcaagtttttattgaaaaattcgaGAATTTATTATATTTGTTGCAAACAGATCCAAATTATTTAGCAAAGCTCATTATTGCCTTGCCAATTAATGAAGCAAATTCTTTTGTGGAATCTGTCGTCTTTGCAATTTATAATTATGGGTCTACACCACGAGAagaattttttctcttaaaattgttACATAAAGCACTTGAAGAAGAAATTATCTTCAAAGTTGATAAATTGAGTGACATGATAAAAGATGATCGTTTTGTTGTAAAGATCGTACTGTCTTTATATCGTAAAATTTATCAGccagaaaatttgaaaactttgttTCAACCTCTGCTTCActtaattttgaaagataattttctatTATATAGTCTAAATCCTATAGATATATATAGAGTATGGCAGAATGAAATAGAAATAGAATCTGGAAAAAAATCTGAACTTCCATACGATGTTACCGTTGAGGAAGCCCTTTGCCATGCAGAAGTAAATCATCGTTTTAACACATTGCTTGACAGGTTAGTGACATATGCAGTTAAAGTTTGTAATGCTATTATAAATAGTCAAAATATTCTTCCATATGGTATCATGTATATGgcaaaaatattaaaggaagttttaatgaaaaaatttcccTATGCTTCCAAAAAAGAACTCTATCAAATAGTTGGGAATTTCGTGTATTATCGCTTTATCAATCCGATAATAATTGCACCCGAtgcttttgaaatattaaatagTTTACCTGATGATAATATAAGTCACAAGGATAGGATGAAGCTCTCGCTCattgcaaaatttttacaatttgctgCTGTAGGAAAAGAATATTCTGAAGATCATTTAGTTTGTCTTAATCCATATCTTAGAGATTGtcatgaaaatttgctctcattTTTTGAAGAGGTatgcaatatttgtaatttagAAGATCACTTTAATATATGTCCCTTTTCCGAAGCACTCATGACTACTCCCAAGGTATATTTGAATCCACGAGAACTAATTTCTTTGTACAAATTATTGACTAAAAATGAGTATATCTTAGCGCCCGATTCTTCCGACATTTTACACGAAGTTTTGGAAGAATTTGATGTTGAATTGCttaatgatattttggaaaagacagatgaaaatattttatctacCGAATTGTgtctttcattaaaatgtaacaaCAAATTTGAAGATGATACGAATGATGAGGAAAAAATATATCTACAAACTAAATTTATGCTCATTACTTTAATGCAGGTTTTTCCTTCTCAAGAGTGCATTTTAGAATTCTTAAACTTGGAAATGTCAAGTGAAATGgcaaaaaaatttgaaggtttCTCTTTCACAAAACAGATCAATTCTATGGGTTACAATGCAACTGATTCTGAAAAGTTCCAAAACTGGAAGACACTATCTTCTTTTCAAAAAGCTTTACAGTATAATTTAAACATATTGGAACTTAATGGCTATGTCTCGATAAAAAACAACTATCAAGATATATTAAATGATATAGCTGAAGACATAGTGAACCGTTGGAAATACAGAATTAGTcgtaaaaatgaaatagaaaaattattagaaatacTAAAGAAACTGAAATCAAAACAGTTATGTTATTTTGAAAAGCTTGATTATTATAATAAATACATTGCTGTATGTTTGGAAAAGTTCAAACTTGGAGAAAAACTTATACACAGAAAATTTCCGTGGAAACGAACATCAGATggtaacttaaaaaataaggttttgaTATATTCTGGCTCTAAATTACATGAGAAAGGTATATTGCTAGAAATTCAGGGTTTAACTAAATgtcaattgaaaaatattttctttgaaatcagCTCTTCAGAGGATCCtggaatttttaatgttaaagtgAAATTTATGGGTAAATATTTGGAAACTGTTATTGTTGACATACAAGATTTATTATCTTATAAATATAAAGGTATAGCTGTCATCAAGCTAAATGAATGTGTAAGAATCAATAATAATTTCCTTCTTCATttattgaatgtaaaattttataatggaaaaaagtga